The following are encoded together in the Tripterygium wilfordii isolate XIE 37 chromosome 18, ASM1340144v1, whole genome shotgun sequence genome:
- the LOC119984574 gene encoding probable pectate lyase 8, with translation MAVSLRWLSPSTMLLLMLLVSVNASAEKEELNTYRLVSSSSFLLLDRSNDALNEHVMDNPEEVAAMVDMSIRNSTKRRELGFFSCGTGNPIDDCWRCNRQWHLHRKNLANCAIGFGRNAVGGRDGKYYVVSNPLDDDPVNPRPGTLRHAVIQDRPLWIVFKRDMVIQLKQELIMNSFKTIDARGVNVHIANGGCITIQYVTNIIIHGLHIHDCIPTGNAMVRSSPSHYGWRTMADGDGISIFGSSHIWVDHNSLANCADGLIDAIMASTAITISNNYFTHHNEVMLLGHSDSYTRDKVMQVTIAYNHFGEGLIQRMPRCRHGYFHVVNNDYTHREMYAIGGSANPTINSQGNRYLAPANPFAKEVTKRVETNTNLWSHWNWRSEGDLMLNGAYFTPSGAGAAASYARASSLGAQSSSMVGTLTAGAGALSCSRGSQC, from the exons ATGGCGGTTTCTTTGAGATGGCTCTCGCCATCCACAATGCTGCTTCTGATGCTGCTTGTCAGCGTAAATGCCTCAGCAGAGAAGGAAGAGCTGAA TACTTACCGGttagtttcttcttctt CTTTTCTTTTACTTGACAGGTCAAATGATGCATTAAATGAACATGTGATGGACAATCCAGAGGAAGTTGCTGCAATGGTTGATAT GAGCATACGcaatagcacaaaaaggagaGAGCTGGGATTTTTCTCATGTGGAACAGGCAACCCAATTGATGATTGTTGGCGATGTAACCGACAGTGGCACCTTCATCGGAAGAACCTAGCCAACTGTGCTATTGGCTTTGGACGCAATGCAGTCGGTGGTCGTGATGGCAAGTACTATGTTGTCAGTAACCCTCTTGATGATGACCCCGTTAACCCTAGACCCGGAACGCTTCGCCACGCCGTCATCCAAGACAGGCCTTTGTGGATTGTGTTCAAGAGGGACATGGTGATCCAACTTAAACAGGAACTTATCATGAACAGCTTCAAGACCATTGATGCTCGTGGAGTCAATGTGCACATTGCCAATGGCGGTTGTATCACAATCCAATATGTCACAAATATCATTATCCATGGTCTCCATATTCATGACTGTATACCCACCGGGAATGCTATGGTTCGAAGCTCGCCTTCTCATTACGGGTGGAGGACAATGGCTGATGGAGATGGGATTTCAATTTTTGGATCAAGTCACATTTGGGTTGATCACAATTCTCTTGCTAATTGTGCTGATGGACTTATTGATGCTATAATGGCTTCAACTGCTATCACAATCTCAAACAATTACTTCACCCATCACAATGAG GTTATGCTGTTGGGTCATAGTGACTCTTATACAAGAGATAAGGTCATGCAAGTGACCATAGCCTATAACCATTTTGGTGAGGGTCTTATTCAGAGAATGCCAAG GTGTAGACATGGGTATTTCCATGTAGTGAACAATGACTACACACACCGGGAAATGTATGCTATTGGTGGAAGTGCTAATCCCACCATTAATAGCCAGGGAAACAGATATCTTGCCCCAGCAAACCCTTTTGCCAAGGAG GTGACAAAGAGGGTGGAAACTAATACCAATTTGTGGAGTCACTGGAATTGGAGATCAGAGGGAGATTTGATGCTCAATGGAGCCTACTTCACTCCATCAGGAGCTGGAGCAGCTGCCAGTTATGCCAGGGCCTCAAGCTTAGGAGCCCAATCCTCTTCCATGGTCGGTACTCTTACTGCCGGTGCCGGTGCCCTTTCTTGCAGCAGGGGCTCGCAATGTTAA
- the LOC119984697 gene encoding E3 ubiquitin-protein ligase RDUF2-like produces MGSLPVRDIQLLTQTETTEAQQRQREREECRRQLMEDAERLMEEGERLQAQFDGVGNGMPMPEEEEDEEEDVEEEILEESVRQEIAVAGSHGMVPATIKSILSLERVGVDDAEEDYSCAICLEELASGSKVCRMPCSHGFHDGCIVRWLMTRHCCPMCRYELPTY; encoded by the coding sequence ATGGGTTCTCTGCCTGTTCGTGACATACAGCTTTTGACCCAGACAGAGACAACAGAAGCAcaacagagacagagagagcgTGAAGAGTGTAGGAGACAATTGATGGAGGACGCGGAGAGATTGATGGAGGAAGGCGAGAGACTGCAAGCGCAATTCGATGGGGTTGGTAATGGTATGCCGATgccggaggaggaggaggatgaagaagaggacGTGGAGGAAGAGATATTGGAAGAAAGCGTGAGGCAAGAAATTGCTGTTGCTGGTTCTCATGGTATGGTTCCGGCCACCATAAAATCCATACtttccttggagagagttggagtTGATGATGCCGAAGAAGATTATTCATGTGCAATCTGCTTGGAGGAATTGGCTTCTGGGTCGAAGGTATGTCGCATGCCTTGCTCTCATGGATTTCATGATGGGTGCATAGTTAGATGGTTGATGACACGCCATTGTTGCCCAATGTGCCGTTATGAGTTGCCAACTTATTGA
- the LOC119983540 gene encoding LRR receptor-like serine/threonine-protein kinase RCH1 produces MPMSRQTFNIQNHHPMPRQSFTTQHRHFQVFLLILTFVSLSASAANNEVHTLVSWLHSSGSPSAFSNWNPLDPNPCYWSYITCSSDNYVIEIDIQSTELALPFPSNLSSLLFLQKLTISGANLTGTIPSDIGDCKHLTVIDVSSNSLIGSIPPTMGKLQNLQYLILNSNQLIGEIPPELGNCTNLLNLHLFDNNLSGKLPVELGKLPNLEEMRAGGNKDIAGKIPDELGNCLTLKVLGLADTKISGSIPASLGKLSKLQTLSVYTTMLSGEVPPNIGNCSELVDLFLHENALSGSLPPELGKLQKLEKILLWQNSFEGKIPEEIGNCKSLKVIDLSLNFLTGSIPQSFGNLSNLEELMLSNNNMSGSIPAVISNASNLIQLQLDNNQISGLIPAELGMLTKLTVFFGWQNKLEGSIPSELAGCASLEAIDLSHNALSGSLPPALFQLQNLTKLLIISNDISGSIPPEIGNCKSLIRLRLINNRLSGEIPKEIQFLNNLSFLDLSGNHLSGMVPSEIGDCTGLQMLNLSNNSLVGTLPGSLSSLTRLEVLDVSVNHLVGKIPGSLSQLTSLNRLILSSNSFSGVIPSSLGHCSSLQLLDLSSNTFSGTIPMELFHIEALDIALNLSWNAISGTIPQQISALNKLSILDLSHNKLEGDLVALSGLENLVSLNISYNNFTGYLPESKLFRQLSATEIAGNKGLCVGGRESCFLSDNSITGMPNNSSFKQSQRFKLAIALLIAFTIAMAIFGVVAVFRARKMTGDDNDSEMGGDSWPWQFTPFQKLNFSVEQVLKCLVEPNVIGKGCSGIVYRAALENGEVIAVKKLWPSTAAGYESQNDRQGVCGFRDSFSAEVKTLGSIRHKNIVKFLGCCWNRRTRLLMYDYMPNGSLGCLLHERTGGCLEWDIRYRIVLEAAQGLSYLHHDCVPPIVHRDIKANNILIGPDFEPYIADFGLAKLVDDREFARSSNTVAGSYGYIAPEYGFMMKITEKSDVYSYGVVVLEVLTGKQPIDPTIPDGLHIVDWVRQRRGGIEVLDPSLRMRPESEIEEMLQTLGVALLCVNPSPDDRPTMKDVSAMLKEIRQEREECGKVHMLLNGSPTNNQQDNSTTQSALIQHSYPQSNNTSFSASSLLYYSTSNAKTTLK; encoded by the exons ATGCCGATGTCGAGGCAAACCTTCAACATCCAAAACCACCACCCAATGCCGAGGCAATCCTTCACAACCCAACACCGCCACTTTCAAGTCTTCCTCCTAATCCTTACGTTTGTATCACTATCAGCTTCTGCTGCAAACAATGAAGTTCATACTCTAGTTTCATGGCTTCACAGCTCTGGTTCGCCGTCAGCTTTCTCAAACTGGAACCCTTTAGACCCCAACCCTTGTTACTGGTCTTATATCACATGTTCTTCCGATAACTATGTCATTGAGATCGATATTCAATCCACTGAGCTGGCACTTCCTTTCCCTTCTAATCTTTCCTCCCTCCTTTTCCTCCAAAAGCTCACCATTTCAGGAGCGAATCTCACCGGAACAATACCATCAGATATTGGGGACTGTAAGCATTTGACAGTGATTGACGTTAGTTCAAACAGTCTTATTGGGAGCATTCCTCCTACTATGGGGAAGCTCCAAAATCtccaatatttgattttgaactCTAACCAGTTAATCGGGGAGATCCCACCAGAACTCGGTAATTGCACAAACCTTCTGAATTTGCACCTATTCGACAACAATTTAAGCGGGAAACTTCCAGTTGAGCTTGGAAAGCTGCCCAACTTGGAAGAAATGCGTGCAGGAGGGAACAAGGATATTGCAGGAAAGATTCCCGATGAGCTTGGCAACTGCCTGACTTTGAAGGTACTGGGCCTAGCTGATACGAAGATATCTGGCTCAATACCTGCTTCACTTGGTAAACTAAGCAAGCTTCAGACACTATCGGTATATACTACCATGCTTTCGGGGGAGGTTCCGCCAAACATAGGAAACTGTTCAGAGCTTGTTGACTTATTTCTCCATGAGAATGCTCTCTCCGGTTCCCTGCCACCAGAGCTGGGTAAGCTTCAAAAGCTGGAGAAAATATTACTCTGGCAAAATAGTTTTGAAGGCAAAATACCAGAAGAAATTGGAAACTGCAAAAGCTTGAAGGTCATAGATCtttccttgaattttttgacaGGAAGCATACCACAGTCTTTTGGAAACCTTTCAAATCTCGAAGAGCTTATGCTTAGCAACAATAACATGTCTGGTTCAATCCCAGCAGTTATTTCTAATGCTTCAAACCTCATACAGTTACAGCTTGACAACAATCAAATATCAGGTTTGATTCCGGCTGAGCTTGGGATGTTGACGAAGCTAACAGTCTTCTTTGGTTGGCAAAACAAACTCGAGGGGAGCATTCCATCAGAGCTGGCAGGATGTGCAAGTCTTGAGGCTATAGATTTGTCGCATAATGCACTAAGTGGCAGCTTACCTCCTGCTCTGTTTCAGCttcaaaatttaacaaagctTCTCATAATTTCTAATGACATTTCAGGTTCAATCCCCCCAGAGATTGGTAATTGCAAGTCTCTCATTCGGCTTCGGCTTATAAATAATAGGCTTAGTGGAGAAatcccaaaagaaattcaattcCTTAATAATCTCAGTTTCCTTGACTTGTCCGGAAACCATCTCAGCGGGATGGTACCGAGTGAAATTGGAGATTGCACTGGGTTGCAGATGCTAAACCTGAGCAATAATAGCCTTGTAGGCACTTTGCCTGGCTCTTTATCTTCTCTCACAAGACTTGAGGTACTCGATGTGTCGGTGAATCACTTGGTGGGCAAGATTCCAGGAAGTCTCAGTCAACTTACTTCACTTAACAGACTCATCCTCAGTAGCAATTCTTTCTCCGGAGTAATCCCCTCATCTCTGGGACACTGTTCCAGTCTTCAACTGCTTGATCTCAGTAGCAACACGTTCTCGGGAACAATCCCCATGGAGCTGTTTCATATTGAAGCTCTTGACATTGCTCTAAATTTGAGTTGGAATGCAATATCTGGGACAATCCCACAGCAGATTTCTGCTCTCAACAAGCTATCCATACTAGACCTTTCACACAATAAGCTCGAAGGGGACTTGGTGGCACTTTCTGGGCTTGAAAACCTTGTGTCTCTGAACATCTCATACAACAACTTCACCGGTTATCTTCCAGAAAGCAAGCTATTTCGACAATTATCAGCAACAGAAATTGCAGGGAACAAAGGTTTGTGTGTAGGAGGACGTGAATCATGTTTCCTAAGCGACAATTCAATAACGGGAATGCCAAATAACAGCAGTTTCAAGCAGTCACAGAGATTTAAGCTGGCCATTGCATTGCTTATTGCCTTCACAATAGCAATGGCAATTTTTGGGGTTGTGGCAGTTTTTCGGGCTAGAAAAATGACAGGAGATGATAATGACTCTGAAATGGGAGGAGATTCATGGCCTTGGCAATTCACTCcattccaaaagctaaatttttCGGTTGAGCAAGTTTTGAAATGTCTGGTTGAGCCCAATGTAATTGGAAAGGGATGTTCAGGTATAGTATATCGTGCAGCACTGGAAAACGGGGAAGTAATAGCAGTGAAGAAGCTTTGGCCATCAACTGCTGCAGGATATGAAAGTCAAAATGACAGGCAAGGTGTTTGTGGTTTTCGTGATTCCTTCTCCGCAGAGGTAAAAACCCTTGGTTCAATCCGTCACAAGAACATTGTCAAGTTCTTGGGTTGTTGCTGGAACCGAAGAACCAGATTGCTTATGTATGACTATATGCCAAATGGGAGCTTAGGCTGTCTTCTTCATGAACGGACTGGCGGATGCTTGGAATGGGACATTAGATATCGGATTGTCTTGGAGGCAGCTCAAGGCTTGTCTTACTTGCACCATGACTGTGTTCCTCCCATTGTCCACAGGGACATCAAGGCCAACAACATTCTTATCGGTCCTGACTTTGAACCATATATTGCTGATTTTGGGCTTGCCAAGCTTGTTGATGACAGAGAATTTGCTAGGTCGTCCAACACTGTTGCTGGTTCTTATGGCTACATTGCACCAG AATATGGTTTCATGATGAAGATAACAGAGAAGAGTGATGTATACAGTTATGGGGTCGTTGTGTTAGAAGTGCTAACAGGAAAGCAACCAATTGATCCAACCATACCAGATGGACTCCACATTGTTGATTGGGTAAGGCAGAGAAGAGGTGGAATTGAAGTGCTAGATCCCAGCCTAAGGATGCGACCAGAATCAGAAATTGAGGAGATGTTGCAGACATTAGGTGTTGCTCTACTATGTGTGAATCCTTCCCCGGACGACAGGCCCACCATGAAAGATGTGTCTGCAATGCTCAAAGAGATAAGGCAGGAGAGAGAGGAATGTGGAAAAGTTCACATGCTTCTAAATGGATCTCCAACAAATAATCAACAAGACAACAGTACTACTCAATCAGCATTGATCCAACACTCGTACCCCCAAAGCAACAATACAAGTTTCTCTGCATCTTCGTTGCTGTACTACTCTACTTCTAATGCGAAAACAACTCTCAAATAA
- the LOC119984573 gene encoding uncharacterized protein LOC119984573 — protein sequence MSNPGGFAVTRNRSGDRFYNPPPVRRHQQLLLQQQKQLERPVLKENQVDLPEAEARTDSNESTLSRPNSVRSASPPRTANLTNLDRLMESVTPLVPAQYPEARSRRRRTHEADVQPFFCLGDLWESFKEWSAYGVGVPLLLNGSDSVMQYYVPFLSGMQLYVDSQGTRKPSEESDAESSRETSSVGSSDCEARAQHNIMNWNSERINGLALRERQTISSSSDETELPSSPGLLAFQYLEEEQPFHRKPLYDKVSTIASKFPEIRIYSSSDLLPESWICVAWYPIYRIPMGPTLQNLDASFLSFHSLSTHSRSKNHMQFHNSSGRKAFHDRAFSKVSLPVFGLASYKLKGSVLSSNEADERQQANSLLQAADNWLQGLQVKLPDFQFFVSHGTQGK from the exons ATGTCCAACCCGGGTGGGTTCGCCGTCACTCGGAATCGCTCCGGTGACCGATTCTACAACCCTCCGCCGGTTCGGCGACACCAGCAGCTCTTGCTGCAGCAGCAGAAGCAGCTTGAGAGGCCGGTGCTGAAGGAGAACCAAGTTGACTTGCCCGAGGCGGAGGCGAGGACCGACTCGAATGAGTCTACATTATCGCGCCCCAACTCAGTTCGCTCGGCCTCTCCTCCTAGAACTGCTAATTTGACCAATTTGGATCGGCTCATGGAATCGGTTACTCCTTTAGTCCCAGCTCAGTATCCGGAG GCAAGATCACGGAGGAGGAGAACTCATGAAGCTGATGTGCAGCCATTCTTTTGTCTTGGTGATCTATGGGAATCTTTCAAAGAGTGGAGTGCGTACGGAGTAGGAGTACCACTTCTACTAAATGGGAGTGATTCTGTTATGCAGTACTATGTTCCATTCTTGTCAGGGATGCAATTATATGTAGACTCACAGGGAACGAG GAAACCTAGTGAAGAAAGTGATGCGGAGTCCTCCAGAGAGACAAGTAGTGTTGGCAGCAGTGACTGTGAGGCACGGGCTCAACACAACATTATGAACTGGAACTCTGAAAGAATTAATGGACTTGCATTGAGAGAGAGACAAACAATAAGTTCTTCTAGTGATGAAACTGAGCTCCCCAGTTCACCTGGGctacttgcatttcaatatTTGGAAGAAGAACAGCCTTTTCATCGGAAACCTTTATATGACAAG GTTTCAACTATTGCGTCTAAATTCCCAGAGATCAGAATTTACAGTAGTAGTGATTTATTGCCTGAAAGTTGGATCTGTGTGGCTTG GTACCCAATATACAGAATACCCATGGGTCCAACATTACAAAATCTAGATGCTTCCTTCTTATCCTTCCATTCCTTATCGACACACTCAAGAA GTAAAAATCATATGCAATTTCACAATTCGAGTGGGAGGAAAGCTTTTCACGaccgtgcattttcaaaagttTCATTACCAGTATTTGGCCTTGCTTCCTACAAGTTGAAAGGTTCAGTTTTGTCTTCCAATGAAGCCGATGAGCGGCAGCAAGCAAATTCACTATTGCAAGCTGCTGATAATTGGCTCCAAGGTTTGCAGGTTAAGCTTCCTGATTTCCAGTTTTTTGTTTCCCACGGCACCCAGGGAAAATGA
- the LOC119984267 gene encoding B3 domain-containing transcription factor ABI3, translated as MKGLQLHGEDLHATGGGVANETNNFDGMDEDHSREIWLEREQEDLIDNASIFCDDFPPLLDFPCMSSSSSTQAPSVKAMACSSSTSSASSSSSGTSWVVLRSDAEDHNQHDPIDAPAAAVAALSSTGSMEISQPSDQGNSNIDGVDCIDVMENFGCIDLLDSNDFFDPSSIFHPDENPLGDFHQQQEQRLSSLQMNNNGGITQGGGGGEEPADDLAMVFLEWLKSNKESVSAEDLRNVKIKKSTIECAARRLGGGKEAMKQLLKLILEWVQTNHLQKRRIKDQNPNPNLNPIRQPDQTNPSCYTPPSMWIPQPTYVDPFQGQVIGYMGHDPYVHGAPNISPYPPTGDFHILDSCQSWSPSQFTMPPNYNSFPDNNFNPNSSGYVAGYPNQYQYPYLPGPGQGGTSTGGGGERLVRLGSSATKEARKKRMARQRRFLSHHRNHNHHQNGNQNHGADPHATRLGNDDCTPAVGEGTPASWLYWSPGVTSGPPVLPPDAPAVHQVDRPPMQAQGYQRQVSSDRRQGWKPEKNLKFLLQKVLKQSDVGNLGRIVLPKKEAETHLPELDARDGISIAMEDIGTSRVWNMRYRFWPNNKSRMYLLENTGDFIKTNGLQEGDFIVIYSDVKCGKYLIRGVKVRQPGPKSETKKAGKSQRNQHVNSSSAGVNNISHNISSSSTQTSKASCVVSFALKRTILIDSVVNIDCWDINLSFSKICSTNSVESFASNSTIEIPIYDFWRRVELLINIDPCISIASVFCMGRKRMDSLIWIV; from the exons atgAAGGGTTTGCAATTACATGGTGAAGATCTGCATGCAACAGGAGGTGGAGTGGCAAATGAAACAAACAACTTTGATGGCATGGATGAAGATCACTCTAGAGAGATCTGGCTGGAGAGAGAACAAGAAGATCTCATCGATAATGCTTCGATATTTTGTGATGATTTCCCTCCTCTCCTTGATTTCCCTTGCATGTCATCATCTTCATCCACTCAGGCGCCATCGGTCAAGGCCATGGCTTGCTCGTCATCTACGTCCTCGGCCTCGTCGTCTTCCTCGGGGACTTCTTGGGTTGTTTTAAGGTCAGATGCAGAAGATCATAATCAACATGATCCAATAGATGCACCAGCAGCAGCAGTGGCGGCCTTGTCGTCCACGGGCTCGATGGAGATCTCTCAGCCGTCTGATCAAGGGAATAGTAATATTGATGGTGTTGATTGTATAGATGTGATGGAGAATTTTGGATGTATAGATCTACTTGACAGCAATGATTTCTTTGACCCTTCATCTATCTTTCACCCAGATGAAAACCCACTTGGAGACTTTCATCAACAGCAAGAACAACGGCTGTCTTCTCTGCAGATGAACAACAATGGAGGGATTActcaaggaggaggaggaggagaggaacCTGCAGATGACCTTGCTATGGTGTTCTTGGAGTGGTTGAAGAGTAATAAAGAGAGCGTCTCTGCTGAAGACTTGAGGAATGTGAAGATCAAGAAATCCACCATTGAGTGTGCTGCTAGAAGGTTAGGTGGTGGGAAAGAAGCCATGAAACAATTGTTGAAGCTCATTCTTGAGTGGGTCCAAACTAATCATCTTCAGAAAAGAAGAATCAAagaccaaaaccctaaccctaacctgAACCCGATACGACAACCCGATCAAACGAACCCTTCGTGTTACACACCTCCCTCAATGTGGATTCCTCAACCGACTTATGTTGATCCATTTCAAGGGCAAGTGATTGGGTATATGGGTCATGACCCGTATGTTCATGGAGCTCCAAATATCAGCCCTTATCCACCTACAGGTGATTTTCACATACTAGATTCTTGTCAATCATGGTCACCGTCTCAGTTCACCATGCCACCCAATTACAACTCATTTCCTGATAATAATTTTAATCCCAATTCATCTGGGTATGTAGCTGGGTATCCTAATCAGTACCAGTATCCGTATTTACCTGGACCCGGACAAGGTGGTACCAgtactggtggtggtggtgagagGTTAGTGAGATTGGGTTCGTCTGCAACGAAAGAagcgaggaagaagagaatggCTAGACAGAGAAGGTTTCTGTCGCACCATAGGAATCACAACCACCATCAAAACGGTAACCAAAATCATGGTGCAGACCCACATGCAACAAGGCTAGGAAATGACGATTGCACCCCAGCGGTTGGTGAAGGCACCCCTGCAAGCTGGTTGTATTGGTCCCCCGGTGTCACATCTGGACCCCCGGTACTACCACCGGATGCTCCGGCGGTGCATCAAGTGGATCGGCCCCCCATGCAGGCTCAGGGGTACCAGCGGCAGGTCTCATCAGACCGCCGGCAG GGATGGAAACCTGAGAAAAACTTGaaatttcttcttcaaaaagTTTTGAAGCAGAGCGATGTGGGAAATCTTGGACGGATTGTGTTGCCAAAA AAAGAAGCAGAGACTCATCTACCAGAATTGGATGCAAGAGATGGCATCTCCATTGCCATGGAAGACATTGGCACTTCACGTGTTTGGAACATGCGTTACAG GTTCTGGCCCAACAACAAAAGCAGGATGTATCTTCTTGAAAACACGG GAGATTTTATTAAAACCAATGGACTACAAGAAGGAGATTTCATTGTCATCTACTCAGACGTCAAGTGTGGCAAATAC TTGATAAGAGGAGTGAAGGTACGTCAACCGGGACCGAAATCCGAGACGAAGAAGGCAGGAAAATCGCAGAGAAACCAGCATGTAAATTCTTCTTCAGCTGGTGTGAATAATATTAGTCATAATATTTCATCGTCATCAACACAAACG TCAAAAGCTTCG tGTGTTGTGAGTTTTGCtttaaaacggacaatattgattGATAGTGTTGTCAATATTGATTG TTGGGATAtcaatttatcattttcgaaGATTTGCTCCACAAATTCAGTTGAATCATTTGCATCCAATTCGACTATTGAGATACCAATTTATGATTTTTGGAGAAGAGTTGAACTGTTGATTAATATTGACCCTTGCATTAGTATTGCTAGTGTCTTTTGCATGGGCCGTAAGAGGATGGATTCGCTGATATGGATCGTTTAA